The following are encoded in a window of Amycolatopsis solani genomic DNA:
- a CDS encoding HAD-IIIC family phosphatase, producing MVKCLVWDLDETLWNGTLLEDGAVEVAEEIRQLVKTLDGRGILQSVASKNDHEHAWARLEELGLAEYFVLPQIGWHAKSQSVKAIADELNFALETIAFVDDRDSELAEVTYHHPQVRTYRAEDVLELANLPEFSPETITVDSRRRRQMYQASFRRQEAQAGFAGPDEDFLRSLDLRMTILPATDTELSRVEELTRRTSQMNATGIHYSDEKLRGLLDDPSHRVLVVSMRDRFGPHGAVGVILLETFEEFWHLKLLATSCRVVSFGAGSVILRWLANQAASADAHLVADFRPTDRNRMMEIAYRFAGFADDACACTAVLPSGEVPGLQRLHLEPVPQEEPTTVTLVAPDLDEPVGVR from the coding sequence ATGGTCAAGTGCCTGGTGTGGGACCTCGACGAAACCCTGTGGAACGGCACGCTGCTCGAAGACGGGGCGGTCGAGGTCGCCGAAGAGATCCGGCAGCTCGTGAAGACTCTCGACGGGCGCGGCATCCTGCAGTCGGTCGCGAGCAAGAACGACCACGAGCACGCCTGGGCGCGGCTGGAGGAACTGGGCCTCGCGGAGTACTTCGTGCTGCCGCAGATCGGCTGGCACGCGAAGTCGCAGTCGGTCAAGGCGATCGCCGACGAGCTGAACTTCGCCCTCGAGACGATCGCGTTCGTCGACGACCGCGACAGCGAGCTGGCCGAGGTGACCTACCACCACCCGCAGGTGCGCACCTACCGCGCGGAAGACGTGCTGGAGCTGGCGAACCTGCCGGAGTTCAGCCCGGAGACGATCACCGTCGACTCGCGGCGGCGGCGTCAGATGTACCAGGCGTCGTTCCGCCGGCAGGAGGCCCAGGCCGGGTTCGCCGGGCCGGACGAGGACTTCCTGCGTTCGCTGGACCTGCGGATGACGATCCTGCCGGCCACCGACACCGAGCTGTCCCGGGTGGAGGAGCTGACCCGGCGTACGAGCCAGATGAACGCCACCGGCATCCACTACTCCGACGAAAAGCTGCGCGGCCTGCTCGACGACCCGTCGCACCGGGTGCTGGTGGTCAGCATGCGCGACCGGTTCGGCCCGCACGGCGCGGTCGGGGTGATCCTGCTCGAGACGTTCGAGGAGTTCTGGCACCTGAAGCTGCTGGCGACGTCGTGCCGGGTCGTTTCGTTCGGCGCGGGCTCGGTCATCCTGCGCTGGCTGGCCAACCAGGCCGCGAGCGCCGACGCGCACCTCGTCGCCGACTTCCGGCCGACCGACCGCAACCGGATGATGGAGATCGCGTACCGCTTCGCGGGGTTCGCCGACGACGCGTGCGCGTGCACGGCCGTGCTGCCTTCCGGTGAGGTGCCGGGGCTGCAGCGGCTGCACCTGGAGCCGGTGCCGCAGGAGGAGCCCACGACGGTGACCCTGGTGGCACCCGACCTCGACGAGCCGGTCGGGGTGCGCTGA
- a CDS encoding O-methyltransferase yields MATQLLASSDVLGYVSEHSQAEDEILRELRDETASLPMGAAMQVSAEEGRLLALLVKLTRARLVVEVGTFTGYSSLCMARALPATGLLITCDVTDRWPAFGRPYWRRAGVEDRIDLRIDPATQVLDALFYEYGPGTVDLVFIDADKVGYAAYYEAALGLLAPDGLIVVDNTLFFGRVTDPEAQDPDTVAIREFNRFVRDDPRVEMSLLPMADGITLIRKAS; encoded by the coding sequence ATGGCGACCCAACTACTGGCGTCCTCCGACGTGCTCGGCTACGTGAGCGAGCATTCGCAAGCCGAGGACGAGATCCTGCGCGAACTGCGCGACGAGACGGCCTCGCTGCCCATGGGGGCGGCGATGCAGGTGTCCGCGGAAGAAGGCCGGCTGCTCGCGCTGCTGGTCAAGCTCACCCGGGCGCGGCTGGTGGTGGAGGTCGGCACCTTCACCGGCTACAGCTCCCTCTGCATGGCCCGGGCGCTGCCCGCCACCGGGCTGCTCATCACCTGCGACGTCACCGACCGCTGGCCGGCGTTCGGCCGGCCCTACTGGCGGCGGGCCGGGGTCGAGGACCGGATCGACCTGCGGATCGATCCCGCCACGCAGGTGCTCGACGCCCTCTTCTACGAGTACGGGCCGGGCACGGTCGACCTCGTCTTCATCGACGCCGACAAGGTCGGGTACGCCGCCTACTACGAGGCCGCGCTCGGGCTGCTGGCCCCCGACGGGCTCATCGTCGTCGACAACACCCTCTTCTTCGGCCGCGTCACCGATCCCGAGGCCCAGGACCCCGACACGGTCGCCATCCGCGAGTTCAACCGCTTCGTGCGCGACGACCCGCGCGTGGAGATGTCGCTGCTGCCCATGGCCGACGGCATCACGCTCATCCGCAAAGCAAGCTGA
- a CDS encoding DUF742 domain-containing protein, protein MKNSHDRRPAKLGSATLSFGGWGDYEVWAAHGFTPKPNSDPGHAPEPQAEGGEGAAEPSRDEGEGTSAASRARGERAGGSADAAARATGTGARGKRAGKSAAARTPGRGKASSTGKSAVPATGEASGPSKSDPGARNSGPHRNGAGEPTRKPRPGQPHDPAEDDRTRGRRAASLGTRLEEPGTTAPNTPAAGTAAPSTPAANTVPTTRERPRPYVRGSTPPPPRARHLLPPEVMLFATGRHRGAAGLDQDLAALCRMCQIPTSIAEVSAYLRQSLDATRDLVQHGIDRGLLVADVAELGTAGRPPLALLQRVHQGLLRL, encoded by the coding sequence ATGAAAAACTCCCACGATCGCCGCCCGGCGAAGCTCGGATCAGCCACCCTGTCCTTCGGCGGGTGGGGCGACTACGAGGTGTGGGCGGCGCATGGATTCACACCCAAACCCAACTCGGACCCCGGGCACGCGCCGGAGCCGCAGGCCGAGGGCGGTGAGGGAGCGGCCGAGCCAAGCCGTGACGAGGGTGAGGGCACGTCCGCTGCCTCTCGGGCCCGGGGTGAGCGCGCCGGCGGGTCAGCCGACGCCGCTGCCCGTGCGACCGGCACCGGCGCGCGGGGCAAGCGCGCCGGCAAGTCCGCTGCTGCCCGCACCCCCGGCCGGGGCAAGGCGAGCAGTACTGGCAAGTCGGCCGTCCCCGCCACCGGCGAGGCGAGCGGCCCCAGCAAGTCCGACCCCGGTGCCCGTAATTCCGGTCCGCACCGGAACGGCGCCGGTGAACCCACTCGCAAGCCGCGGCCCGGTCAGCCCCACGATCCCGCCGAGGACGATCGCACCCGCGGGCGACGAGCGGCCAGCCTCGGTACCCGGCTCGAAGAGCCCGGCACCACAGCGCCCAATACCCCAGCAGCCGGCACCGCAGCGCCCAGCACCCCAGCGGCCAACACAGTCCCAACCACCCGGGAACGCCCCCGCCCCTACGTCCGCGGCAGCACCCCGCCACCCCCGCGCGCCCGGCACCTCCTGCCTCCCGAAGTCATGCTCTTCGCCACCGGCCGCCACCGCGGCGCCGCCGGGCTCGACCAGGACCTCGCCGCCCTGTGCCGGATGTGTCAGATCCCCACCTCCATCGCCGAGGTCTCCGCCTACCTCCGGCAATCCCTCGACGCCACCCGCGACCTCGTCCAGCACGGGATCGACCGCGGGCTGCTCGTCGCCGACGTCGCGGAGCTCGGGACAGCCGGCCGCCCGCCGCTCGCTCTCCTGCAGCGCGTCCACCAGGGACTGCTCCGCCTGTGA
- a CDS encoding AAA family ATPase — protein sequence MLLERDAERAAIATALNAAAGGDGSLLLISGPAGSGKSALLRDTMAAAFGAGARVLRADATRLEEDFAFGIAQQLCRPVLVAAGEAERDRWFQGASEQILRALTEERLITDGHEHYLPTEAVLYGLHTVVHAMSHDDLVVVIVDDLQWADQGSLRLLGYLAKRLSGSRILLALALADECEAPKYPLVHELVTAAARIVVPAPLSRSGVASMAEVAFGERAEEPFTAMLHEVSGGNPADVATVLTGLVAEGLRPVAAQTAAAETEAVRLLDHRVLMSLGSQPPAVLALARAVAVLGDLAEPVLAADLVGLDDVEYSSAVQHLERLRLVDREDGRIGFVTTSVRDGIESAIPVELREDLYRRAARLLYEHGRPAERVAETLMKVGIAEDPWEVRILSSAAGSVLERGAGELAARYLRRALLNTAPDSEERGRLLVELAAAERGFDLVAAARHLSQALSLLPPGPQQAEAALWIPPAFAAASPNLGAAVRAAVEPVLREGEPAELALRAEARTWYPGIGQPGGGEAALARLTELDHTGRLDAPAGRELAVVLLHTAVLSGSVPVDDVETVLKRLISEEPLDPRHAYTSLPLLVSTAVLADRAAVLEPALTAAAQAAQEHWPDTAPLIAAELAEVKLAQGELAKARRIALGVLEGTDHEAWPDALARSVTTLAQIALETQDPELGERLLGTPMDGTDHRVFAARRLTRGMIDLVRGDPATALGRFLDCGRRLEREGWVNTPQYPWRIWAALVRQRLGDLTAAQAHAAEEDQFAQAWGTALSVGRSLRLQGMLTGGADGIALLQEAAGILRESENVVERARTAVVLGARLLDAGLPDAEDLLAEGRELVKAIGASWLDGSGETELNGPVLRFSGDSLGNLTKTEAAVARLVVQGWTNQRIADSLGVTRRAVEKNLTGTYRKLEVSGRAELIERFGALEQES from the coding sequence GTGCTGCTGGAGCGAGACGCCGAACGGGCCGCGATCGCGACCGCGCTGAACGCGGCCGCGGGCGGTGACGGTTCCCTGCTGCTGATCAGCGGTCCGGCCGGCAGCGGGAAGTCCGCGCTGCTGCGGGACACGATGGCGGCGGCGTTCGGCGCGGGCGCCCGGGTGCTGCGCGCGGACGCCACCCGGCTCGAAGAGGACTTCGCCTTCGGCATCGCCCAGCAGCTGTGCCGCCCGGTGCTCGTCGCGGCCGGTGAAGCCGAGCGGGACCGGTGGTTCCAGGGCGCGTCCGAGCAGATCCTGCGCGCCCTGACCGAAGAACGGCTGATCACCGACGGCCACGAGCACTACCTGCCGACCGAAGCCGTCCTCTATGGACTGCACACGGTCGTGCACGCGATGTCCCACGACGACCTGGTCGTGGTGATCGTCGACGACCTGCAGTGGGCCGACCAGGGATCGCTGCGCCTGCTGGGCTACCTCGCCAAGCGGCTGAGCGGATCGCGGATCCTGCTCGCGCTGGCGCTGGCCGACGAGTGCGAGGCGCCGAAGTACCCGCTGGTGCACGAACTGGTGACGGCGGCCGCGCGGATCGTCGTGCCCGCACCGCTTTCGCGGTCCGGGGTCGCCTCGATGGCCGAGGTCGCGTTCGGGGAACGCGCGGAGGAACCGTTCACCGCCATGCTGCACGAGGTCTCCGGCGGCAACCCGGCCGACGTCGCGACCGTCCTCACCGGACTGGTCGCCGAAGGGCTGCGGCCGGTCGCCGCGCAGACCGCGGCCGCGGAAACCGAAGCCGTGCGGCTGCTCGACCACCGCGTCCTGATGTCGCTGGGGTCGCAGCCACCCGCGGTGCTCGCGCTGGCCCGCGCGGTCGCGGTGCTCGGCGACCTCGCCGAGCCCGTGCTGGCCGCCGACCTCGTCGGCCTCGACGACGTCGAGTACTCCTCGGCGGTGCAGCACCTGGAACGGCTGCGCCTGGTCGACCGCGAGGACGGGCGGATCGGGTTCGTCACCACGAGCGTGCGCGACGGCATCGAGTCCGCGATCCCGGTCGAACTGCGGGAAGACCTCTACCGGCGCGCGGCGCGGCTGCTCTACGAGCACGGCCGCCCGGCGGAACGGGTGGCCGAGACGCTGATGAAGGTCGGCATCGCCGAAGACCCGTGGGAAGTGCGGATCCTCAGCTCGGCCGCGGGCAGCGTGCTGGAGCGCGGGGCCGGCGAGCTCGCGGCGCGCTACCTGCGCCGGGCCCTGCTGAACACCGCGCCCGACAGCGAAGAGCGCGGCCGGCTGCTCGTCGAACTCGCCGCCGCGGAACGGGGTTTCGACCTGGTCGCCGCGGCCCGGCACCTGTCGCAGGCGCTTTCGCTGCTGCCGCCCGGTCCGCAGCAGGCCGAAGCCGCGCTGTGGATCCCGCCCGCGTTCGCCGCGGCGTCGCCGAACCTCGGCGCGGCCGTGCGCGCCGCCGTCGAACCCGTGCTGCGCGAGGGAGAACCGGCGGAGCTGGCGCTGCGGGCCGAAGCCCGCACGTGGTACCCGGGGATCGGGCAGCCCGGTGGCGGTGAAGCCGCGCTGGCCCGCCTCACCGAACTCGACCACACCGGCCGCCTCGACGCCCCGGCCGGCCGGGAGCTCGCGGTGGTGCTGCTGCACACCGCGGTGCTCTCGGGCAGCGTCCCGGTCGACGACGTCGAGACCGTCCTCAAGCGACTGATCAGCGAAGAGCCGCTCGACCCGCGGCACGCCTACACGTCCCTGCCGCTGCTGGTCTCGACCGCGGTCCTCGCCGACCGCGCCGCCGTGCTCGAGCCCGCGCTGACCGCCGCCGCCCAGGCGGCGCAGGAGCACTGGCCGGACACCGCGCCGCTGATCGCCGCCGAACTCGCGGAAGTCAAGCTGGCGCAAGGGGAGCTGGCCAAGGCGCGGCGGATCGCGCTCGGCGTCCTGGAGGGCACCGACCACGAAGCCTGGCCGGACGCGCTCGCGCGGTCGGTCACCACCCTCGCCCAGATCGCCTTGGAGACCCAGGATCCGGAGCTCGGCGAACGCCTGCTGGGCACGCCGATGGACGGCACGGACCACCGCGTCTTCGCCGCGCGGCGGCTGACCCGCGGGATGATCGACCTGGTCCGCGGCGACCCGGCGACCGCGCTGGGCCGGTTCCTGGACTGCGGGCGGCGGCTGGAACGCGAGGGCTGGGTCAACACACCCCAGTACCCGTGGCGGATCTGGGCGGCGCTGGTGCGCCAGCGGCTCGGCGACCTGACCGCGGCCCAGGCGCACGCGGCGGAAGAGGACCAGTTCGCGCAGGCCTGGGGGACCGCGCTGAGCGTCGGGCGTTCCCTGCGCCTGCAAGGGATGCTGACCGGGGGCGCGGACGGCATCGCGCTGCTGCAGGAAGCGGCCGGCATCCTGCGCGAGTCGGAGAACGTCGTCGAGCGCGCCCGCACCGCGGTCGTGCTGGGCGCCCGGCTGCTCGACGCCGGCCTGCCCGACGCCGAAGACCTGCTGGCCGAGGGCCGGGAACTGGTGAAGGCGATCGGCGCGTCCTGGTTGGACGGCAGCGGCGAAACCGAGCTGAACGGTCCCGTACTGCGGTTTTCCGGCGACAGCCTGGGGAACCTCACCAAGACCGAGGCCGCGGTCGCGCGGCTCGTCGTCCAGGGCTGGACGAACCAGCGGATCGCCGATTCACTCGGCGTCACCCGGCGTGCGGTCGAGAAGAACCTCACCGGCACCTACCGCAAGCTCGAAGTCAGCGGCCGGGCCGAGCTCATCGAGCGCTTCGGCGCGCTCGAGCAGGAAAGCTGA
- a CDS encoding AAA family ATPase translates to MTVPWLGERDDRSRRTAETRLVEREDEIAVLRRGIRGVLAGRSGQVTVVGPRGAGRSALLAAAVREARVAGVITAFASCSPGESAVHRGVINRLFADIADADCRLDGGPRSCGRASAERSIPTLCGDFVGVASQGPLLIAVDDAQWADPGSKAWLEAMEHRLQQAPMLLVRSVLATGEHPAVPGGDTADVRLLTEDGLRQLVGDRFPGSLPDPRFTAGLHRLTGGRPALVAPVLERLAAAGGEPVAEHLPAVTAHLADVRAAELAVSIAALPADALNLLRAIAVCRGLLDFDLVTNLAGPLAGRVGDALRQLVGFGLVREGAPTRIADRTTADAALGTLSAAERGELANRCAELAYRAAVPDDQLAELLAAVRPIGASWAVATLRRAAEQRRVLGDDAGAARLLGRALREPVSPAERRKLMLGLALAEVADEPELSDQRLQRVLLDTGPEVSGAVLLEAADHLLARGDTRTAHRVIAATCRRRSGFDAGTAALAALGRLAQEDCAAGPVVPAAAFDAPPPVPGDTDPVRAVTTAVELARRGREPGRARDLARLALEPRANLPHTLRLRAAWVLLCTDELSEAVLGLTDVHQDAVRAGARAVAANAVLLRARCELRRGNLGQAQADLEAATARLPERAWHPRALPGLRAVRAEAALAAMRLDEAERAVGPVLPPGADDGLAAGYLLLQRGRVHLAKGDARAALEAFRAAGRGTTGRREGNPVDLPWRTGAALALARAGDGGAVELAREALARAETWGVPGARGATSLRLADVFTGGERRAHLERAVLLLEGTARRVDFLTAVTELAAARLDDGDVAEATALIGRVATLRPQLLPAGLAEKIRDVSGRLARRGPDAATRPAPGDPAGALSEQEARIAALAAAGRTNPEIARALQLSSRLVELRLTRIYRKLTVTGRGQLAELMSPGSAAS, encoded by the coding sequence TTGACCGTTCCCTGGCTCGGGGAGCGGGACGACCGGTCGCGCCGCACCGCCGAAACGCGGCTGGTCGAACGGGAGGACGAGATCGCCGTGCTGCGGCGGGGGATTCGCGGGGTGCTGGCCGGGCGGTCCGGTCAGGTGACCGTCGTCGGCCCGCGCGGGGCCGGGCGCAGCGCGCTGCTCGCCGCCGCCGTGCGGGAAGCCAGGGTCGCCGGCGTCATCACCGCCTTCGCCTCCTGCTCGCCCGGGGAATCGGCCGTGCACCGCGGCGTCATCAACCGGCTCTTCGCCGACATCGCCGACGCCGACTGCCGGCTCGACGGCGGGCCGCGCTCGTGCGGCCGCGCCTCGGCCGAGCGGTCCATCCCGACCCTGTGCGGCGACTTCGTGGGCGTCGCGAGCCAGGGGCCGCTGCTGATCGCCGTCGACGACGCGCAGTGGGCCGATCCCGGCTCGAAAGCCTGGCTCGAAGCCATGGAACACCGGCTGCAGCAGGCACCGATGCTGCTCGTCCGGTCCGTGCTCGCCACCGGTGAGCACCCGGCCGTGCCCGGCGGGGACACCGCCGACGTCCGGCTGCTCACCGAGGACGGCCTGCGGCAGCTGGTCGGCGACCGCTTCCCCGGCAGCCTGCCCGACCCCCGCTTCACCGCGGGGCTGCACCGCCTCACCGGCGGGCGGCCCGCGCTGGTCGCGCCGGTGCTCGAACGGCTCGCCGCCGCCGGGGGCGAGCCGGTGGCCGAGCACCTGCCCGCCGTCACCGCGCACCTGGCCGACGTCCGCGCCGCCGAGCTGGCCGTGTCGATCGCCGCGCTGCCCGCCGACGCGCTGAACCTGCTGCGCGCCATCGCGGTGTGCCGCGGGCTGCTCGACTTCGACCTCGTGACGAACCTGGCCGGCCCGCTCGCCGGCCGCGTCGGCGACGCCCTGCGCCAGCTGGTCGGGTTCGGCCTGGTGCGCGAAGGCGCGCCGACCCGCATCGCCGACCGCACGACCGCCGACGCCGCGCTCGGTACGCTGAGCGCCGCCGAGCGCGGCGAGCTCGCGAACCGGTGCGCCGAACTCGCCTACCGCGCCGCGGTGCCGGACGACCAGCTCGCCGAACTGCTCGCCGCCGTCCGCCCGATCGGTGCGTCGTGGGCGGTCGCGACGCTGCGCCGGGCCGCCGAACAGCGCCGGGTGCTCGGGGACGACGCGGGTGCCGCGCGGCTGCTCGGCCGGGCGCTGCGGGAACCGGTCAGCCCGGCCGAACGCCGGAAGCTGATGCTGGGGCTCGCGCTGGCCGAGGTCGCCGACGAACCGGAGCTGAGCGACCAGCGCCTGCAACGCGTGCTGCTCGACACCGGCCCGGAGGTCTCCGGCGCGGTCCTGCTGGAAGCGGCCGACCACCTGCTCGCCCGCGGGGACACCCGCACGGCGCACCGCGTGATCGCCGCGACCTGCCGCCGCCGCAGCGGGTTCGACGCCGGCACCGCCGCGCTGGCCGCCCTCGGCAGGCTGGCGCAGGAAGACTGCGCGGCCGGCCCGGTCGTCCCGGCCGCCGCCTTCGACGCGCCGCCGCCGGTGCCCGGGGACACCGACCCCGTGCGCGCGGTGACGACCGCGGTCGAGCTCGCCCGCCGCGGCCGGGAGCCCGGCCGGGCGCGGGACCTCGCCCGGCTCGCGCTCGAACCGCGCGCGAACCTGCCGCACACCCTGCGCCTGCGGGCCGCGTGGGTGCTGCTGTGCACCGACGAGCTGTCCGAAGCTGTGCTCGGCCTCACCGACGTCCACCAGGACGCGGTCCGCGCCGGCGCCCGCGCGGTCGCGGCGAACGCCGTGCTGCTGCGGGCGCGCTGCGAACTGCGCCGCGGCAACCTCGGCCAGGCGCAGGCCGACCTCGAAGCCGCGACCGCCCGGCTGCCCGAACGCGCGTGGCACCCGCGGGCGCTGCCCGGGCTTCGAGCCGTGCGCGCGGAAGCGGCGCTGGCCGCGATGCGGCTCGACGAAGCCGAGCGCGCGGTGGGCCCGGTGCTCCCGCCCGGCGCCGACGACGGGCTGGCCGCCGGATATCTGCTGCTGCAACGCGGCCGCGTGCACCTGGCGAAGGGCGACGCGCGAGCCGCGCTCGAAGCGTTCCGCGCGGCGGGCCGCGGCACCACCGGGCGGCGCGAAGGCAACCCGGTCGACCTGCCCTGGCGGACCGGCGCGGCGCTGGCGCTGGCCCGCGCCGGGGACGGCGGCGCCGTCGAACTGGCCCGGGAAGCGCTGGCCCGCGCGGAAACCTGGGGCGTGCCGGGCGCGCGCGGGGCCACGAGCCTGCGCCTGGCCGACGTCTTCACCGGCGGCGAACGCCGGGCGCACCTCGAACGCGCGGTCCTGCTGCTGGAAGGGACGGCCCGGCGCGTCGACTTCCTCACCGCCGTCACCGAACTCGCCGCCGCGCGGCTCGACGACGGCGACGTCGCCGAGGCCACCGCGCTGATCGGGCGCGTCGCGACCCTGCGGCCGCAGCTGCTGCCGGCGGGACTCGCCGAGAAGATCCGCGACGTCTCCGGGCGGCTGGCCCGCCGCGGGCCCGACGCCGCCACCCGCCCCGCGCCCGGCGACCCCGCCGGCGCACTGTCCGAACAGGAGGCCCGGATCGCGGCGCTCGCCGCCGCGGGCCGCACGAATCCCGAGATCGCGCGGGCGCTGCAGCTGAGCAGCAGGCTGGTCGAGCTGCGCCTGACCCGGATCTACCGCAAGCTGACCGTGACCGGCCGGGGGCAGCTCGCCGAGCTGATGAGCCCCGGCTCCGCAGCGAGTTGA